A single genomic interval of Pyrus communis chromosome 5, drPyrComm1.1, whole genome shotgun sequence harbors:
- the LOC137735183 gene encoding UDP-galactose/UDP-glucose transporter 2-like, producing the protein MKNEEQARFLFGISLSDRPKWQQFLLCSSGFFFGYLVNGICEEYVYNRLQFSYGWYFTFVQGFVYLFLIYLQGFTTKQMVNPWKTYVKLSAVLMGSHGLTKGSLAFLNYPAQLMFKSTKVLPVMVMGAFIPGLRRKYPPHDYVSALLLVVGLILFTLADAQTSPNFSVIGVVMVSGALIMDSFLGNLQEAIFTMNPETTQMEMLFCSTVVGLPFLIPPMLLTGELFRAWSSCWQHPYVYGVLVFEAMATFIGQVSVLSLIALFGAATTAMITTARKAVTLLLSYLIFTKPLTEEHGTGLLLIGMGITLKLLPENQPYQRVSTSSSKTKTSKPAPTENERIRLEIAGENEEKSQLV; encoded by the exons ATGAAGAACGAAGAGCAAGCTCGGTTCCTTTTTGGGATTTCGCTCTCTGACAGACCCAAATGGCAACAATTCCTCCTTTGCTCTTCTGGGTTCTTCTTTGGCTACCTTGTTAATGGTATTTGCGAG GAATATGTGTATAACAGGCTACAATTCAG CTATGGTTGGTACTTCACATTTGTGCAAGGATTTGTGTATCTATTTCTGATTTACCTGCAAGGCTTCACCACCAAGCAAATGGTGAATCCGTGGAAGACTTATGTGAAGCTTTCTGCTGTTCTTATGGGGTCCCATGGACTTACAAAAGGCTCCTTGGCTTTTCTCAACTATCCGGCGCAGCTCATGTTCAAATCGACAAAG GTTCTGCCTGTGATGGTAATGGGAGCCTTCATACCAGGTTTGAGACGAAAATACCCACCTCACGATTACGTTTCTGCACTCCTTTTGGTGGTTGGCTTGATCCTATTCACCTTAGCGGATGCGCAAACATCTCCAAACTTCAGCGTGATTGGTGTTGTGATGGTATCGGGTGCTCTAATCATGGATTCCTTTTTGGGTAACTTGCAAGAAGCTATCTTTACCATGAATCCCGAAACCACACAG ATGGAGATGCTGTTTTGCTCTACAGTGGTCGGTCTGCCGTTCTTGATTCCACCAATGCTTTTGACAGGGGAATTATTCAGAGCATGGAGCTCATGTTGGCAG CATCCATACGTGTATGGCGTGTTAGTCTTCGAAGCCATGGCCACATTTATCGGCCAAGTCTCCGTCCTTTCCCTCATTGCTCTTTTTGGTGCCGCCACCACAGCCATG ATCACAACGGCTAGAAAGGCCGTCACGTTACTGCTGTCATATTTGATATTCACAAAGCCATTAACGGAAGAACACGGGACCGGACTTCTGCTCATAGGTATGGGGATCACCCTGAAACTCTTGCCTGAAAATCAACCATACCAGAGAGTTTCAACCTCATCTTCCAAGACCAAGACTTCAAAACCTGCTCCGACCGAAAACGAAAGAATCCGACTAGAAATTGCcggagaaaatgaagaaaagagtCAATTGGTCTGA